GCAGCAGTCAAACTTGTTTGTGTGCCAGCACGAAGATATTCCACTTTAATGAGATAATGACAGTAAGACTGAGTTCACCTCGCCCTGCTGTGACATTTAAACATCCTCATCTTACCACGAAGGAGCCTCGGATCAGAGACAGCAGGTTCCTGCACACAGGCAGCAGGATCAGCATGCAGTTAAAGTTGAGGACAGCCGCTGGAGCTCTGGCCCAGGCCAAGGCAGACTGAAATAtgaatatatgtatttattattatgagTATGAACAAGCCTCATGGCTGACGTCTTCATCTGTTTTCACTCACCCCTAAAAGATGACGCGTGTAGAAAAACTGATCCCCCAAATCGTAGACGAAGTAAAACCAGACGAAAAGGAAGATGTTGATGCCCATCCACACCACCTGCAGCCAGGATCCATCACAAAGTTCATTACTGTTAATCTTATTTGGGTTTGCGAAGCAGGAGTTTTGACATTCAGGGTTTTTTAACGGAATACCTGCGCATTTTACGCACAAATGCTGTGCGTAAATTCTCCCTCATGTCACCGTTGACCATCTCtgcgattttaaatattaaattccTAAGATGTAGATAGGAACTCACCAGTATGAACGATGTAAGGCCATTGTTGATAATCCAGTTACCCATGATGAACTCGTTATCTCGactcagctgcagcagcttccCCGCATCTTCAGCCTGCCTGCGCTTTTATCCGTCACCTTCCCAGCcggactcctcctcctccctcctcacctCTGCACAGGTGTAAAGGTGATGTGACGCAAGGAAACAAAGCTTACAGCGAGTGTAATTGCATTGTGGAGAAAGTTTAGAGGAGAGGCTTCCCTCCTGCAGCGGAGTGACCACATTCCTACCTGCTAGAAAAACAAGTATGGACGACAGGAATGAGGAAGCATCTGTTGCAGCACTCAGGAAATTTTACTCCGCTGGACGTGACGAAATTCCTTTTATTGGATGTGTAAAGTTTTATTGTATGTGTGACAGGAAGGTGTGAGTGGGCATGAATGAGATGAACAACCAGTGTGTGGACAtcagattattttatttaatttttcaagTAAAACAATAGTAGTCAAGGCACtgaaccaacaaacaagaaaacaagacaaaacataaaaaaataagcaaACTGTGAAAGCACTTCGTTAAAGTAGAAGCTCATTCAATGTAAGTGTGGTTAATGCGTCATCAGCCGgaagtttaaagggacagttcggattttttgttctttttgaagtggggttgtatgaggtacttatttATAGTCAGCATATAACCTatagtagatgtcagtcggcatgcccccagtttggagaaacaggttGGTGTCAGGCCAACAAACATCGACCTTCACCccggagagcagtgttcacgtcctgtaagattctaaagccaaaccctgttctgttaGTAGTTCAAGACAAAAAAATTTCAATTTGCATGTTGTACCGAcgttctgtgtttattttgaaagagacgttaaatttcctgtgaaaacggaagtgtattttgaaagaagacaatgcatgtaactggcagaacatcaacaaccaacgcacccgaGGTACCTTTCACCTTGTATCTGGACGCGGAAAGTCCAtaaccaaatgtcgatatgtgacgaagtTGGAGTGAGAGCATGTTAAGCGtacactatattgagagtatttccACCGCTTTAACTTCCCGTCGCACAGCCCCTTTCGATGGGGAAGCagttaacagcttcagttccccatctatgttctagtcaaagccaccagactccactgacaaaaacagtaattttagctcgctgaacacgggagctgctggtctactgctgcttcggTCAggtagttagtttgtgttactgtgtgacttcgGTTAATCTGAACTTGACCCTTATATACACCAAAGTAACACAATAATACAAGCAAACTAACTGttcgaggcagcggtagaccagcagcccATGCGCTCAgctatgttaaatcactgtttttctcaatggagtctggctttgaagagataaatataatggcttcattttaacattggaaagcagtgaaaatactctcaatatagtgtacacttcaactgatattgatttttttagctagctgaaatacattttgttgctgccctgtccacagcagtacattgcttagcttccgtgtcCGACTTCAGCCTGCTTCTCTACACGTCTGACATCTACTGTTTGTAATACGCTGTCTATAGTTAAGTACCCcataaaaaaaaggcaaaaaaggctgaactatccctttaagtttgaAAGACACACACTTGATATTCCCTAGTCTTTTTCAACAcgtttttacatgttttgtgAATTTTCTGTCAAAGTCAAACCTGTTTCTCGAGGCAACCAGACTGAACAGTGAACAACAAGAGGCATTCATCACAGCAGGTTTATGTACAGTAGTTGGGTATGAGGAAGCTAATTTCATCTTCTGTCTGACCTTTTCTCAccctcctgctgttttttttttttttgcgttgTCTCTTTAGTGCAGATGCAAACGTGTGCAAACAGGGGCAGTCATGGTGTGAAAACCCTGAGAGGACGTAAACTGGGGGTGTCCCGGTCAGTCTTTCGGACACTCTTGGCACGTTTCCCGCACACCTGGCTCAGTCCTGTGCACGTCCTACTGCTGCTCTCTCAAGGCGGCCTTTGTGCATCGCTGCATATCTCGACATGCTACATTCTTTGGTGTACTGGGGCCTCGCTGTGCCCCGAGCGTACGTAATCACCCTCGATAAAGACGTCAGGAGTGAACCTGAACCCTCACAACCATGAATGAATAAAGTTTAGTGCACTTAAGAGGAAAAGTTTGTTCTCTAACACCTCACTAGCTGAAAAACactctgttttttgtgttttagtaCTCGAGGTCTTGAGATTGAGATGCATTTCTACATTAGAGAGATTGTTAATTTAATCCCCCATGAAACTGTTCTCAGGCTGCGTCCATAATGTCTTCAACTATAGCCGTCTCCCGCTCCTCCAGCTGACTGGTGAGGTCGACGGGTTGTGAGTTCTGGGGGTCCAGCAGCTGCACTGGCTCATCTGGCATCAGCACCATGGTTGCAGCAGTAGAGTACGAGGGTGGTGGCTTCCCTCTCGCTCCTCTACTTCCAGAGCGGCAGCAGACGCAGTGCAGGCAGTCGTGCACGTTGTACTTGAAGAGGCGTCTGCAGGGGTGGCAGAACTGGTAGAAGAGCAGCATGAAGAGCACGGCCAGGCTGTAGCAGATCAGCAGCTGCACAGCCAGCAGCGGCGCACACACGTACTCATAGAAGTCTGACTTGAAGAAATACCAGAGCGTGATGAGGAGGAAGTTCTCTACAAAGCGACCGCAATAGTACATGGCCAGGCGGTCCCAGTGCTGCTTCCTGTCGATCAGCTCACGGTGGGAGAGGTCCAGCTGCACCGCTGACCAGCAGAAGATGTTGATGCAGGCATAGAGCAGCGTGAACATGCACAGCACAATTGTGGTGCCCAGCTTAGAGAAGTTTTTCTCCACGGTCTCAGTCAGCGAGCCTTTCTTGGCCCAGAACTCGACCcaggggaggaggaagaagaagagcaggtTAACCATGCCGACGAGGATCACCCAGTGTGTGAGCGCCGTGCTGAAGAGGACCAGAGCGGTGATCCGGGCGGCGATCTCCAAGCCTCTCCACACGATCATGACCAGGTAGGCGATAGGGCGCAGACGCACCTTGTAGTCGTCATATCTGATCTGGATGGCCAGGACGCTGCACACGAGAGCCCCGTACGTGATGGACATCAGGGTGATGATCATCAGAgccactgaaaacaaacacaagtcaTCTGTTACACTCATATCAACAGCATCACTGCACCACAGAGAACTCCTCATATTATAGACACAAAGTTATCATCATACATTATGTAAACTCCCTGGCATGGTAAATAACTGATGCTCACAAACATGTAGTTTAAAGCACTCATATGGTACAAACACTGTTGGTTCACCAGATTAAATTATCTCCACAACTGttgaatgtattattattaaattcaGTACATTCAGACATTAATGTCCCTCTAAGGATGAATTTGATGATCCCTTAATTCTTCCTCTAGCGCCATCATCGACTGTATAGAAGTATTGGATGTAACtaccattggtttgtggactcttgaTGTGAaacctcgagtttggcattttggtcgttgccatcttggttttttggagccattaAGTGACCATaattggacaagagggtggagctgtgcagGAGTGGGGGAAGGATCTGACTAAGAACCCAAGGGCAACACTGTGGTAGGGACTTGTTGATCAGAAAGTAGCTCTGAATCATTCCCTAATATATTGTCTATTGTACTCTACatgggaccataatttacaaaatgaacatcatgctgtattgaaaatgacatgaaactagCGACTGAGACCATAAAGTCATTAGGAGAATGTTTACTGAGATAATAAATCAAGCAAGAAGTGGGGTCATTTTCTCATAGACTGCTTTACTATTGGACTTCCTTTTGCCACCACTGGCCACTGGAAATAATGCAGGCGTTAAACTgacttcacttttcagacctggGTTCTCACTTATAAAACAGTGCGTAAGATGCATACTTAAAATTTACCTATGAACAAAAGCCAAAAGTGGTGTgccaaaaatattcaacaagTTCTATAGGCTTCCACCTCACAATCTGCGTCgccaatttcccatctccaacATGTTCGTAAGTGTGGGttaaagtttctcccatcaagtctgtttttatacatcacaacttttgcTAACCCCTTGCTAACCTAgcaaatgctagcatgctaacacgctaaactaaGATTATGAACATGgcaaacattatacctgcttaaCATTAGCAGGTTAGCATTAGACATAAGTCAGGCCTATTCAACTGGCGGCCTGCGGGCCCCATTCGGCCCAGAAGCAACCTCAGAGGGGCCCAGCATACATGAATCAGATATATCGGTACAACAAAACGACAAAAATGGCTGCAGCCTGACTGCTTTATACACTGACTTATACTGGTGTTCAGCTTGCACAGATTTCCATCTTTTTATCTGATATCATCAATAAACAAACACCAGTCTGCTCATTAATAACTGTGGAGTGAAACACAGATAAGACTAACTGGGTTATTTGACGTTATCTAAATTCCTTCTTCCTCACTTAACGGCATTTATGTAAACTAAAACTGGCAGTGACATTTAGTTTTATGTGTTCAGTATTAAATCAAGGTGATGAGTCACAGTCTGAAGGAGCTGCCAACCTCAAATAATTTCATTATTTCCAGAATGCAACACTATCAGATACTCATACAGAGGAACAGTAGCATGAACCCCGACCCGTCCATCACTCTTACATCTTGGAGGGAAGAAGTATTTCTCCTGGATGGTGGCGTACAGCTGGAGCGTCAGTTGAGGCGCAGAGCCCAGAAAAGCCTGGATGACCGCGACACGTTTGAAGGCGTTCCTGTGAGTAGCCAGGTTGCGCTCCGACTGGCCGATTTCCCACTCCATGGGCATCCCCTGCCCCTTCTTCAGACTGATCTTCCTGGAGATGGTGACGTACGGCTCTTCCTTTTTACCCGCCTTGAAATAGATCACCAGAGCCTCGAAACACCTGAGGATGTAACGACAGAGTGAGTGAGAGTGGAGTGATGGTTTCACACCAACAGAGGGCAGTGCAAGGTTATATTTAAGTTACATGATGTGTTTTAACATCATAGTGTGAATATGCAAGGACAAGAAACACTTTGAAAGCACAAATATGAGTAGAATAAAGCAAAGTATCAGGAGTTATATTCAGCAATTTGTTGTTGTGGCTTATTTTCAGTCTGGGAACTTAAAATTACAACCCTGATTCTTAAAAAAGTTGGACCTCtggtgtaaaatgtaaattaaaaacagatttcaatgatttgcaaatccctTTCTGCACCTAATTCATTGAATACAGGACAAATAAGAGAcatttaatttagatttttttgtaaatatatgcTCATTCTtgtttgatgcctgcaacatgtccCCAAAAAGTTGTGACAggagcatgtttaccactgtgtttcatcaccttttcttttaagcGCTTGGGAACTGATGACACTAAAGTGAAATTTCTGTCTCAATATTCACCAGCAGGCCCTGAAAAACCAACATttaaagactgtgtgtgtggaggaaagGACCAAAATCCCATCTGAACACTGTGAGACATTGGTTTCCTTATTCAGGAGCGTCTAGAAGCTGGCATTGCAAACAAAGGCTTCTTCACCAAGAATTAAACACACTTGAGTGTTTCATACTTTTTGTCCTATGTTATTCCACGTTATTTTTATTGACTGAAATGTTACACTTCTTTTTCTGTGTAGCTTTATTGTGTTGGTCCAAAGTTCATGTGGATAGCTGCATTGGAAAAATGTGTAATGGAGAAAAGTTTGATGTGGTGAGTATTTAATTTCCACACTGTGTGTCGACAAGGATTTACAAGtcactgcattctgtttttatgtatgTTGGAGTCAGAGTTGTAGGTATTTGTCATTAACACAGCACTAATCTGTGAAATGTTATCTCATGTAAGCGCTCCATCGTAAACAGAACTATCTTTGTAAATCACAgctacacaaacacaagcacaacACAGGGAGACCAGCAGAGGGCAggcagaagaaagaaaacacagttcTCAGAGGCCTGAATGGCTCAACTGAAAATCTCTGGGTGTGGCACTGGTAACGTTTGCAAGGTAAATGCTCCCACTGTTCAGCCACAGGGGTGAAACCAACACTATTCATGAGAAGGAGAACATGTTTGTCATTGCAAAAGGTTTCTTTAcaacactggcttcctgtctgCCAGAGAGCTGATTTCAAAATACTACTGTTGGTTTCTAAAGCACTGAATGGTTTAGGAACCAAATACATATTTGGGCCCGTATTTATCAAGCTTCTTAGAATTACTCCTAAGAGCACTGCTAAGAGTTGACTAAAAAAATTCTTCGCTGAAAGCTGCACTTAAAAGTTAGTTATCGTCCTACTCATACTTTTAGTGAAGTGTAGGACTGAATCTTAACTGTCGGTCTCAGAACTGAATCACGGCAGTACTATGTGCCATAAACGGAATTTTAGGTGACGTCACTTCCAAGTCCATAGAAATGACCAATCACTGAAGGGAATGCAAAGACAATAACATCACTATCCTTCCAGCTGATAAAGGGCGTTGCACGGTGATCCTAAATACAACTGGCTACCAAGCAAAAGTCTCCACACTACTCAATGATGCCAACACCTACGAAATCctgaagcgagacccatccagcGGGTATAAAAAGAGGGTGATACAATGTCTACAGGCATTACAAAAAGATGGAACGTTTGACCGGCCTCAGTACCTCAGACTCTACCCACAAGACACCATCCCATGTCTATATGGACTCCCCAAGATCCATAAAGAAGGGGTCCCACTCAGACCCATTGTCAGTAGCATAAACTCAGTGACACACAATATTGCAAAGCATGTAGCTAACATTTTAGCTCCTCTGGTGGGTAACACACCACACCACATACAAAACTCGCACGAATTTGCAGGCAAAATCCAGGGTCTAAGGCTAGAACCGGATGAAACCATGGTATCATATGATGTAACATCCCTATTCACTTGCATCCCAACTGGGGAAGCAGTGGAAACGGTGAGGCATCATCTTACACAGGACAGAACGTTACCGGACAGAACAAATCTCAATACAGAACAAATTTGCCAGTTACTGGAATTGTGCCTTAACACCACATACTTCCAGTATATGGAAAGGGTAGAGCAAAAGGCACTGAACTCTTACAAGGGTACATCACCAAGCCACTGGTTCAGATATGTGGATGACACATGGGTGAAGATCAAATCCCAACAACTAGAGGCTTTTACTGAGCACATCAACTCAGTGGACAAGAACATCAAGTTCACTAGAGAAGATGTTAATGATAACCACCTACCTTTCTTAGACTGTGATGTACACTTGGATGAGAACAGGAGCCTCCACATTGGGGTATATaggaaacccacacacacagaccaatatCTTCTTTTTGACTCATACCACCCTCTGGAGCACAAACTGGGAGTTATCAGAACCTTACAGCACAGGGCTGATAATGTACCAACCACCACTCAGGCAAAGGTACGGGAGCACAAACATTTGAGGAGAGCGTTGGAAACTTGTGGCTACCCTAGTTGGATGTTTAACAGAACAAAACGATCCAACAAGAACAATAACTCAGAGAGGGCTGAGGAAGGAAACAAGCGCAGGAACATTATCATACCCTATGTGTCCGGGGTGTCTGAGAAACTCAGGAGAATTTTCAACCAACATCAAATTCCTGTGTGTTTCAAACCAAGTAACACACTCAGGCAAAAACTGGTACACCCCAAAGACAGGGTACCACACACTCAAAAAAGCAACTTGGTATATGCTGTCCAATGCAGTGAGGAATGCAAGGACTCATACATTGGTGAAACCAAACAACCATTAAACAAGCGCATGGCTCAACACAGAAGGGCAAACTCCTCAGGTCcagtttctgctgtttatttacatcTAAAAGGAGAAGGCTCACTcttttgaggacagcaatgtgaaaatcttggacagagaggacagatggtttgaaagaggggTGAAAGGATCCATCTACGTTAAAATAGAGAAGCCGTCTCTAAATAGGGGAGGTGGCctgagacaccacctatcccccatttACAATGCGGCCCTTGCTGCTGTACCTAAGAGATTGAACATCAAAGACTGCccgaaactaacctcaagtggctcaaagaaacacaacgacagtcgttcactggtaaccacacatcatgcctaacgactgttgctcaccagtggccccactcactcctaacgactgtcgttcactagtgtgactcacctgacccaaacaatggtccagtgaaactccactaacgaagtattgtcttatgagggtggtgggtgtacacctccacagaggttaaaaacctgagtcttactccactgtttgtcagactagcgaggactagtcagaccgatgcgttgagaactgatgaagccgcttggataagaggctaaacgtcttctagacaaaatcaaagtcttATCTAAGAATATATAAATATCTTAGAAATATCTCAGTGAATAGTTAAAAGGACAATGGGAGTGTATATTTTGACAATAATctacaaataatacaaaacataaaatatgcaTTGGCAAtgaatcaaaaataaatgtttccttATCCTTCCAATTCATTAATTAGGCAACTAACTTGTGTGCGGTTAATTGAGTGGCTCTATATACTGCAGCCACAGTCCACCAAGCTGAAACCAACATGgaatcaaaaagaaaaccaaactgGAGAGAAGAAGCGATACTATCAGAAGGATGGATGTTCCTAGGGACGCTTGcatctccatctcctccctcATCGGTGTAGTTGGGAAGTCAATGAAACGCATGACGAGGTGAGGAGCAGTAAGGGCCATTATTGTTTCCATAACAATTCTGCCAATTGACGGTTGTGATGGCCTCAAATAATCAGCAATACACTGTTGCGTTTTCCAGTGGCAAGATATCGAAGCATTGTGATGACCTTTAATTCTGCCGTGAAAGCTCTGCTGCGTGATGTTACTGATGAGATGATGTCCCTTATTAAAactgtgacaataataataccCGCTTTGTCCAAACAATACCGTTTGATCAGCTGCTCGTCATCAAACAAAGCCAGGACATCCTTCCACTCCCGGAACGTTCGCGCACGTCTCTCTCGCCTCACTGCCATCCTCTACTGGCAACTCCTAACCACTTAGGACACCTCTGGAGGTCTCTTAAATATCTGGGGGAGTAGGAGTGATTCTTAGCCTTGAGAAGGTTGATAAATAGCTTTTATTCTTAAGTTTGAGAGTAGGACTAAATTTCACTAATTCTCAGCACTTAAGACTAAAATGGCACTCTAAGACGCTTGATAAATACGGCCCCTGACCTTCTGCAACATTATAAACCGGGGAAAGGTCTGCTTTGTGTCCTCAGAGTCAGGACCAAACATGGAGATGCAGAGTTTAGTTTATATGTACACGTGTCTGGAACAAACTCCCAGAAAACTGCAGGTATGCTGCAACTcagtaaatatttatttatttacatttacttaCACTGCACTGAAGCATTAATTCCTAAATTACACACCTGTCTCAGTATATTTCAACTTGTCATATTTTCTATTCTCTAGCTCTTACATGGCGtccttttataatgtgtttcttttgtacTTTGTCTCGATAATTTTATGTGGAGCACTCTGAATTGCCTTGCTGCTGAAATGTGCTATAAAGATAAACTCGCCTTGCTGTCTGCGCAGACTGCCGACTTGAAGAAAGTATTTAAGTCTTTGACAAATATTTGCTTTTCTGGTATATTGGCATACATTGTTTCTgcatggaaaaaaaaccccttaaAATGCTTCCAGACATCATTCATGTGACACTGTGGATATATTTGTAATGATATTTGCATTAATACTGTGAATTTGTATATTGAACATTGTTCTCTGGATACTTCCTTTCCTTGCGATATCTTATTTTCATATTATCATATATTCTTATTACCTATAAAATGACCTGAACCTCAGAGTGCTGCACATCTGTGTTTAACACACAGACCTCGCCCTGTGAGGACTCCCACTGCTGCACTAAATCTCACATCACTGTGCTGGAATGTTATCTTTTGCTCCAAAATATCCAACTTTGGACATAAGACTTGAATCTACTCCTCCATGGTTCAACTATGCGCTGCTGTCCAGACCCTCCGGAGTCAGCGGTCGGACATGTTGCTTCAGCTGCTGCGTGTAGGGAAACTGTACTCTTTACTCACAGCGTAAAGGCAGTACGGTGCCAAGCTCCCACACTCGTCCCTGAACTGTGTTTGACCCAAACGTCAACAGGCTGGCAGGGGAAATCATGTCGTTATTTGGAAGGCTGCTCTTATCTCTataccagcacacacacacacttcgaGTGTATTCACTCTCAGACTGATAGCTACAGGCAGATGAGGGTTGTTCCGCTTTAGCGTACAAGGTCTATGATAGAGAAACAGCAAAGGCACAAAAACCTGATTTACTGACATCCTTTCCCTGGAAACCTGGCAGCACAACAAGGCCCAGGACGCAGTGTGAGGTTAGTGAGCTCGAGCCAGCATGCACTTAGGATTCAGACTGAATTTCACTTaggggagagggaaaaaaaaccaaaaaaaaaacagcaggccTGATGAATGCATTAGCCAAGTGAATCAATATGCTGCTTCCGAGGCAGCCACTTATAGATTTataaaaaggaaacacacagacCACTGCTCTGTATTTGCAGTCTAAACATGCAATCTctttcctcagtgtgtgaatacAGCAATGCCGTGTAACAATTACCACAAGAACATGAAGGAATTGGCTTCAGAAAGAAGTCAAGACACTGAAATACTGATACTCTCTGACTAAAGGGCGTCACAGCATTCAGGACATTCTTTCAAGAGCTCTTTAGCAAGATCCTCTTGTTTTGGTCACTTGGGATTACCTCATCAGGCTCATCGCGCTCACACTAACACGGCCTTGTCAGGCGGTGGGGAGCTtttgaaacacagacagacaccaaACAACGAGCTGTACATGCCGAGACTGGTCCAAGTTGACAGTAATTATGTAGTTTCTGTCCTTGCTTTAGGAGCGGGATCATATAAGGAGACGAGTCAGGACAAGCTGCAAATAACCCGACCCCCTCCTGAAAGTGGCCATTTTGACTGACAGTGAGGATCCTGTGTCTTATTATCTTCAAGTAGACTCCAAATACAgatgcaactaatgattatattcattgttgattaatctgtcaattatCTTTTTGATTCATTGATTAGTTGCTTAgtctgtaaaatgtgttttgtccacaacccaaatatattcagtttattgtcatgTAGAAgtaaagaaacacagaaaatattcacatttaagaagctggaatcagagaatttggactttttttctcatttaaacTGATTAATCCATCATCAAATTAGTTGGAGATTAATTTAAAGGTTGACAACTGATCACTGAATCGATTAATTGTTGCAACTCTAACTCCAAACAACTAAGgctcttaaaaaaaagttgacatGCAGTCATGTGTGAAAATTGTGACCTGAAATGCTGCCTCAGACAGACATGGCATGTTTGACTGTACAACCACAAGATCAGCAAATTACACCACCATCCCTGAGTCACACAGGAAACCTCCCATCTGAGCCAAGAGGGAGCAGCAAGAGGTGATTGTTTACAGTAGCACAGTATGGAATGAGACGAGCTCGAAATAAAACTGAAGAATAGAGcgcagaacagaacagaaagaaATGATCTGTAATTGCAACACT
This region of Epinephelus fuscoguttatus linkage group LG9, E.fuscoguttatus.final_Chr_v1 genomic DNA includes:
- the xkrx gene encoding XK-related protein 2, which translates into the protein MCEVAMEEQEREISDMDPQESSTVVAENGVMLVVNQSRIRAPFSVVLATVLYLAEFIAAAVLCSMYHKTDDTIWMSFTIAFMLLPAVLIQLALTFIHRDLGRDRPLVLFLHLLLLGPVIRCFEALVIYFKAGKKEEPYVTISRKISLKKGQGMPMEWEIGQSERNLATHRNAFKRVAVIQAFLGSAPQLTLQLYATIQEKYFFPPRLALMIITLMSITYGALVCSVLAIQIRYDDYKVRLRPIAYLVMIVWRGLEIAARITALVLFSTALTHWVILVGMVNLLFFFLLPWVEFWAKKGSLTETVEKNFSKLGTTIVLCMFTLLYACINIFCWSAVQLDLSHRELIDRKQHWDRLAMYYCGRFVENFLLITLWYFFKSDFYEYVCAPLLAVQLLICYSLAVLFMLLFYQFCHPCRRLFKYNVHDCLHCVCCRSGSRGARGKPPPSYSTAATMVLMPDEPVQLLDPQNSQPVDLTSQLEERETAIVEDIMDAA